A single Eubalaena glacialis isolate mEubGla1 chromosome 18, mEubGla1.1.hap2.+ XY, whole genome shotgun sequence DNA region contains:
- the ZNF628 gene encoding zinc finger protein 628 isoform X1 yields the protein MVGSHTDMAPASTAEGAGEKPGPAAPAPTAQYECGECGKSFRWSSRLLHHQRTHTGERPYKCPDCPKAFKGSSALLYHQRGHTGERPYQCPDCPKAFKRSSLLQIHRSVHTGLRAFTCGQCGLAFKWSSHYQYHLRQHTGERPYPCPDCPKAFKNSSSLRRHRHVHTGERPYTCGVCGKSFTQSTNLRQHQRVHTGERPFRCPLCPKTFTHSSNLLLHQRTHGSAAAPAAGAAPAPPPREPGGKVLVSEAYLQRPLQPPSPPAPPPPAPPPVVPELFLAAAETTVELVYRCDGCELGFGSEELLLEHQPCPGPEAPPPPADAPSEPRKADPPPPPSLSPPSPLPQPPPAAAAPGFACLPCGKSFRTVAGLSRHQHSHGAAGGQAFRCGSCDGAFPQLASLLAHQQCHVEEAAAGRPPPQAEAAEVTCPQEPLAPAPAPPAPAPAPASAERPYKCGECGKAFKGSSGLRYHLRDHTGERPYQCGECGKAFKRSSLLAIHQRVHTGLRAFTCGQCGLTFKWSSHYQYHLRLHSGERPYACGECGKAFRNTSCLRRHRHVHTGERPHSCGVCGKSFAQTSNLRQHQRVHTGERPFRCPLCPKTFTHSSNLLLHQRTHSAERPFACPICGRSFVMAAYLQRHLRTHAPANAASGPAAPGAGPQPPAPLAAAPAPSATQDVHVLPHLQATLSLEVAGVTAQAQPPSPAAPNSQTFLLVQTAQGLQLIPSSVQPPTPPPPPAPPKLILLPSSSTGGGGSGARQGPRAVGKAGQGAGVVWLPGPGGLGVQGGSNTGASAGAQSLIVLQNVGAGEAGPQEVSGVQLQPLRPAPELTTVQLQPAQEVTTVQLQPVTGQLSNSSGGAVTTEAPNLLVVQSGAAEELLADPGPGEPGDGEASTGVVQDVLFETLQTEEGLQSVLVLSGADGEQTQLCVQEVETLPSGLAEPPTPGPPGQKLLIIRSAPATELLESGSVGGGAAALQLLAPPPPGPGSAPAGVPAAPASQMVQVVPAGAAPGGMTPQGLPSIQIVQTLPAVQLVHTF from the coding sequence ATGGTCGGCTCCCACACGGACATGGCGCCGGCCTCTACCGCAGAGGGGGCCGGGGAGAAGCCGGGCCCCGCGGCTCCGGCCCCCACGGCCCAGTATGAGTGTGGGGAGTGCGGCAAGTCCTTCCGCTGGTCGTCCCGGCTCCTGCACCACCAGCGCACGCACACGGGCGAGCGTCCCTACAAGTGCCCCGACTGCCCCAAGGCCTTCAAGGGCTCCTCGGCCCTGCTTTACCACCAGCGGGGCCACACGGGCGAGCGGCCCTACCAGTGCCCCGACTGCCCCAAGGCCTTCAAGCGCTCGTCGCTGTTGCAGATCCACCGCAGCGTGCACACCGGCCTGCGGGCCTTCACCTGCGGCCAGTGCGGCCTGGCCTTCAAGTGGTCGTCCCACTACCAGTACCACCTGCGCCAGCACACGGGCGAGCGGCCCTACCCCTGCCCGGACTGCCCCAAGGCCTTCAAGAACTCGTCCAGCCTGCGGCGCCACCGGCACGTGCACACGGGCGAGCGGCCCTACACCTGCGGTGTGTGCGGCAAGAGCTTCACGCAGAGCACCAACCTGCGGCAGCACCAGCGCGTGCACACGGGCGAGCGGCCCTTCCGCTGCCCGCTCTGCCCCAAGACCTTCACGCACTCGTCCAACCTGCTGCTGCACCAGCGCACCCATGGCagcgccgccgcccccgccgcgggcgccgcccccgcccctccgCCGCGGGAGCCCGGCGGCAAGGTCTTGGTCTCGGAGGCCTACCTGCAGCGGCCCCTCCAACCCCCCAGCCCTCCGGCGCCcccgccgcccgcgcccccgcccgTGGTGCCCGAGCTCTTTCTGGCCGCGGCCGAGACCACGGTGGAGCTGGTGTACCGCTGCGACGGCTGCGAGCTAGGCTTCGGCAGCGAGGAGCTGCTCTTGGAGCACCAGCCCTGCCCCGGGCCGGAGGCGCCGCCCCCGCCCGCGGACGCGCCCTCGGAGCCGCGGAAGGCCGACCCTCCCCCGCCGCCCTCCCTGTCCCCGCCGTCCCCGCTGCCGCAGCCCCCTCCCGCCGCCGCTGCCCCTGGCTTCGCCTGCCTCCCCTGCGGGAAGTCCTTCCGGACGGTGGCCGGCCTCTCCCGCCACCAGCACAGCCACGGGGCGGCCGGCGGGCAGGCGTTCCGCTGCGGCAGCTGTGACGGCGCCTTCCCGCAGCTGGCCAGCCTCCTGGCGCACCAGCAGTGCCACGTGGAGGAGGCCGCGGCCGGGCGCCCGCCCCCCCAGGCCGAGGCTGCCGAGGTCACCTGTCCCCAGGAGCCgctcgcccccgcccccgccccgcccgctcCCGCGCCCGCCCCCGCTTCCGCGGAGCGACCCTACAAATGCGGCGAGTGTGGCAAGGCCTTCAAGGGCTCATCGGGGCTGCGCTACCACCTGCGGGACCACACGGGCGAGCGGCCCTACCAGTGCGGCGAGTGTGGCAAGGCCTTCAAGCGCTCGTCGCTGCTGGCCATCCACCAGCGCGTGCACACCGGCCTGCGGGCCTTCACCTGCGGCCAGTGCGGCCTTACCTTCAAGTGGTCGTCCCACTACCAGTACCACCTGCGGCTGCACTCGGGCGAGCGGCCCTACGCCTGCGGGGAGTGCGGCAAAGCCTTCCGCAACACGTCGTGCCTGCGGCGCCACCGGCACGTGCACACGGGCGAGCGGCCCCACTCCTGCGGCGTGTGCGGCAAGAGCTTCGCCCAGACCTCCAACCTGCGGCAGCACCAGCGCGTGCACACGGGCGAGCGGCCCTTCCGCTGCCCGCTCTGCCCCAAGACCTTCACGCACTCGTCCAACCTGCTGCTGCACCAGCGCACCCACTCGGCCGAGCGCCCCTTCGCCTGCCCCATCTGCGGCCGCAGCTTTGTCATGGCCGCCTACCTGCAGCGGCACCTGAGGACGCATGCCCCGGCCAACGCCGCTTCTGGCCCCGCAGCCCCCGGCgccggcccccagccccctgccccactgGCTGCCGCCCCAGCCCCGTCCGCCACCCAAGATGTCCAcgtcctcccccacctccaggccACGCTCTCCCTAGAGGTGGCAGGGGTCAcggcccaggcccagccccccagcccagcAGCCCCCAACTCCCAGACGTTTCTCCTGGTGCAGACTGCCCAGGGCCTCCAATTGATCCCCAGCAGCGTCCagccccccacacccccgcctccccccgccccccccaagcTCATCTTGCTGCCCTCCTCCAGTACTGGTGGTGGGGGCAGCGGTGCAAGGCAGGGCCCACGGGCAGTGGGGAAAGCTGGGCAGGGGGCTGGAGTAGTCtggctgccaggccctggggggcTAGGGGTGCAGGGAGGGAGCAACACCGGGGCCAGCGCGGGAGCGCAGAGCCTCATAGTTCTGCAGAATgtgggggctggggaggcagggccGCAGGAAGTGAGCGGGGTCCAGCTCCAACCCCTTCGGCCAGCCCCGGAACTGACCACGGTCCAGCTCCAGCCGGCCCAGGAGGTGACCACGGTCCAGCTCCAGCCTGTAACGGGTCAGCTGTCCAATTCCAGTGGGGGAGCCGTCACCACTGAGGCGCCTAATCTGCTGGTGGTTCAGAGTGGGGCAGCGGAGGAGTTGCTGGCGGACCCCGGCCCGGGGGAACCCGGTGACGGTGAGGCCAGCACTGGTGTCGTCCAGGATGTGCTCTTTGAGACGCTGCAGACGGAGGAGGGGCTGCAGAGTGTCCTGGTGCTGAGCGGGGCTGATGGGGAGCAGACCCAGCTGTGTGTGCAGGAGGTAGAGACCTTACCCTCGGGGCTGGCTGAGCCGCCAACCCCTGGCCCGCCGGGACAGAAACTGCTCATTATCCGCAGTGCCCCGGCCACCGAGCTGCTGGAGAGTGGCAGCGTTGGGGGAGGCGCCGCTGCGCTGCAGCTGCTGGCCCCACCACCACCTGGCCCAGGCTCTGCTCCCGCGGGCGTCCCTGCGGCTCCTGCCTCCCAGATGGTACAAGTGGTCCCTGCGGGAGCTGCACCCGGGGGCATGACCCCCCAGGGCCTACCCTCCATCCAGATTGTTCAGACTCTGCCCGCAGTCCAGCTGGTGCACACGTTTTGA
- the ZNF628 gene encoding zinc finger protein 628 isoform X2, producing the protein MVGSHTDMAPASTAEGAGEKPGPAAPAPTAQYECGECGKSFRWSSRLLHHQRTHTGERPYKCPDCPKAFKGSSALLYHQRGHTGERPYQCPDCPKAFKRSSLLQIHRSVHTGLRAFTCGQCGLAFKWSSHYQYHLRQHTGERPYPCPDCPKAFKNSSSLRRHRHVHTGERPYTCGVCGKSFTQSTNLRQHQRVHTGERPFRCPLCPKTFTHSSNLLLHQRTHGSAAAPAAGAAPAPPPREPGGKVLVSEAYLQRPLQPPSPPAPPPPAPPPVVPELFLAAAETTVELVYRCDGCELGFGSEELLLEHQPCPGPEAPPPPADAPSEPRKADPPPPPSLSPPSPLPQPPPAAAAPGFACLPCGKSFRTVAGLSRHQHSHGAAGGQAFRCGSCDGAFPQLASLLAHQQCHVEEAAAGRPPPQAEAAEVTCPQEPLAPAPAPPAPAPAPASAERPYKCGECGKAFKGSSGLRYHLRDHTGERPYQCGECGKAFKRSSLLAIHQRVHTGLRAFTCGQCGLTFKWSSHYQYHLRLHSGERPYACGECGKAFRNTSCLRRHRHVHTGERPHSCGVCGKSFAQTSNLRQHQRVHTGERPFRCPLCPKTFTHSSNLLLHQRTHSAERPFACPICGRSFVMAAYLQRHLRTHAPANAASGPAAPGAGPQPPAPLAAAPAPSATQDVHVLPHLQATLSLEVAGVTAQAQPPSPAAPNSQTFLLVQTAQGLQLIPSSVQPPTPPPPPAPPKLILLPSSSTGGGGSGARQGPRAVGKAGQGAGVVWLPGPGGLGVQGGSNTGASAGAQSLIVLQNVGAGEAGPQEVSGVQLQPLRPAPELTTVQLQPAQEVTTVQLQPVTGQLSNSSGGAVTTEAPNLLVVQSGAAEELLADPGPGEPGDGDLLCVLGPATPPMWALFILFKKRDATVTIWGRRWNLESWSATCSLSGALWGREVPS; encoded by the exons ATGGTCGGCTCCCACACGGACATGGCGCCGGCCTCTACCGCAGAGGGGGCCGGGGAGAAGCCGGGCCCCGCGGCTCCGGCCCCCACGGCCCAGTATGAGTGTGGGGAGTGCGGCAAGTCCTTCCGCTGGTCGTCCCGGCTCCTGCACCACCAGCGCACGCACACGGGCGAGCGTCCCTACAAGTGCCCCGACTGCCCCAAGGCCTTCAAGGGCTCCTCGGCCCTGCTTTACCACCAGCGGGGCCACACGGGCGAGCGGCCCTACCAGTGCCCCGACTGCCCCAAGGCCTTCAAGCGCTCGTCGCTGTTGCAGATCCACCGCAGCGTGCACACCGGCCTGCGGGCCTTCACCTGCGGCCAGTGCGGCCTGGCCTTCAAGTGGTCGTCCCACTACCAGTACCACCTGCGCCAGCACACGGGCGAGCGGCCCTACCCCTGCCCGGACTGCCCCAAGGCCTTCAAGAACTCGTCCAGCCTGCGGCGCCACCGGCACGTGCACACGGGCGAGCGGCCCTACACCTGCGGTGTGTGCGGCAAGAGCTTCACGCAGAGCACCAACCTGCGGCAGCACCAGCGCGTGCACACGGGCGAGCGGCCCTTCCGCTGCCCGCTCTGCCCCAAGACCTTCACGCACTCGTCCAACCTGCTGCTGCACCAGCGCACCCATGGCagcgccgccgcccccgccgcgggcgccgcccccgcccctccgCCGCGGGAGCCCGGCGGCAAGGTCTTGGTCTCGGAGGCCTACCTGCAGCGGCCCCTCCAACCCCCCAGCCCTCCGGCGCCcccgccgcccgcgcccccgcccgTGGTGCCCGAGCTCTTTCTGGCCGCGGCCGAGACCACGGTGGAGCTGGTGTACCGCTGCGACGGCTGCGAGCTAGGCTTCGGCAGCGAGGAGCTGCTCTTGGAGCACCAGCCCTGCCCCGGGCCGGAGGCGCCGCCCCCGCCCGCGGACGCGCCCTCGGAGCCGCGGAAGGCCGACCCTCCCCCGCCGCCCTCCCTGTCCCCGCCGTCCCCGCTGCCGCAGCCCCCTCCCGCCGCCGCTGCCCCTGGCTTCGCCTGCCTCCCCTGCGGGAAGTCCTTCCGGACGGTGGCCGGCCTCTCCCGCCACCAGCACAGCCACGGGGCGGCCGGCGGGCAGGCGTTCCGCTGCGGCAGCTGTGACGGCGCCTTCCCGCAGCTGGCCAGCCTCCTGGCGCACCAGCAGTGCCACGTGGAGGAGGCCGCGGCCGGGCGCCCGCCCCCCCAGGCCGAGGCTGCCGAGGTCACCTGTCCCCAGGAGCCgctcgcccccgcccccgccccgcccgctcCCGCGCCCGCCCCCGCTTCCGCGGAGCGACCCTACAAATGCGGCGAGTGTGGCAAGGCCTTCAAGGGCTCATCGGGGCTGCGCTACCACCTGCGGGACCACACGGGCGAGCGGCCCTACCAGTGCGGCGAGTGTGGCAAGGCCTTCAAGCGCTCGTCGCTGCTGGCCATCCACCAGCGCGTGCACACCGGCCTGCGGGCCTTCACCTGCGGCCAGTGCGGCCTTACCTTCAAGTGGTCGTCCCACTACCAGTACCACCTGCGGCTGCACTCGGGCGAGCGGCCCTACGCCTGCGGGGAGTGCGGCAAAGCCTTCCGCAACACGTCGTGCCTGCGGCGCCACCGGCACGTGCACACGGGCGAGCGGCCCCACTCCTGCGGCGTGTGCGGCAAGAGCTTCGCCCAGACCTCCAACCTGCGGCAGCACCAGCGCGTGCACACGGGCGAGCGGCCCTTCCGCTGCCCGCTCTGCCCCAAGACCTTCACGCACTCGTCCAACCTGCTGCTGCACCAGCGCACCCACTCGGCCGAGCGCCCCTTCGCCTGCCCCATCTGCGGCCGCAGCTTTGTCATGGCCGCCTACCTGCAGCGGCACCTGAGGACGCATGCCCCGGCCAACGCCGCTTCTGGCCCCGCAGCCCCCGGCgccggcccccagccccctgccccactgGCTGCCGCCCCAGCCCCGTCCGCCACCCAAGATGTCCAcgtcctcccccacctccaggccACGCTCTCCCTAGAGGTGGCAGGGGTCAcggcccaggcccagccccccagcccagcAGCCCCCAACTCCCAGACGTTTCTCCTGGTGCAGACTGCCCAGGGCCTCCAATTGATCCCCAGCAGCGTCCagccccccacacccccgcctccccccgccccccccaagcTCATCTTGCTGCCCTCCTCCAGTACTGGTGGTGGGGGCAGCGGTGCAAGGCAGGGCCCACGGGCAGTGGGGAAAGCTGGGCAGGGGGCTGGAGTAGTCtggctgccaggccctggggggcTAGGGGTGCAGGGAGGGAGCAACACCGGGGCCAGCGCGGGAGCGCAGAGCCTCATAGTTCTGCAGAATgtgggggctggggaggcagggccGCAGGAAGTGAGCGGGGTCCAGCTCCAACCCCTTCGGCCAGCCCCGGAACTGACCACGGTCCAGCTCCAGCCGGCCCAGGAGGTGACCACGGTCCAGCTCCAGCCTGTAACGGGTCAGCTGTCCAATTCCAGTGGGGGAGCCGTCACCACTGAGGCGCCTAATCTGCTGGTGGTTCAGAGTGGGGCAGCGGAGGAGTTGCTGGCGGACCCCGGCCCGGGGGAACCCGGTGACG GTGACTTGCTTTGCGTCTTGGGGCCAGCCACTCCTCCTATGTGGGCTCtgtttatcctttttaaaaaaagggatgcAACGGTCACTATATGGGGGAGGCGTTGGAATCTAGAATCCTGGTCTGCCACTTGTTCTCT CTCTGGGGCGCTTTGGGGACGAGAGGTGCCCTCCTGA
- the NAT14 gene encoding probable N-acetyltransferase 14: MAPSHLSVREMREDEKPLVLEMLKAGVKDTENRVALHALTRPPALLLLAAASSGLRFVLASFALALLLPVFLAVAAMKLGLRARWGSLPPPGGLGGPWVAVRGSGDVCGVLALAPGSSAGDGARVTRLSVSRWHRRRGVGRRLLAFAESRARAWAGGMGEPRARLVVPVAVAAWGVAGMLEGCGYQAEGSWGCMGYTLVREFSKEL; encoded by the exons ATGGCCCCCAGCCACCTGTCGGTGCGGGAGATGAGGGAAGATGAGAAACCCTTAGTGCTGGAGATGCTGAAG GCTGGCGTGAAGGACACGGAGAACCGTGTGGCCCTCCACGCCCTGACGCGGCCACCGGCCCTGCTCCTCCTGGCGGCAGCCAGCAGCGGCCTGCGCTTCGTCCTGGCCTCTTTCGCCCTGGCCCTCCTCCTGCCCGTGTTCCTGGCCGTGGCGGCCATGAAGCTGGGCCTGCGGGCCCGGTGGGGCTCGCTGCCCCCGCCGGGCGGGCTGGGGGGGCCCTGGGTGGCAGTGCGGGGCTCGGGGGACGTGTGCGGGGTCCTGGCCCTGGCCCCAGGCTCCAGCGCTGGAGACGGGGCCCGGGTCACCCGCCTCTCTGTGTCTCGCTGGCACCGCCGCCGAGGCGTGGGCAGGCGGCTGCTGGCCTTTGCCGAATCCCGGGCTCGAGCCTGGGCGGGCGGTATGGGGGAGCCCCGGGCCCGGCTAGTGGTCCCGGTGGCCGTGGCAGCGTGGGGCGTGGCCGGGATGCTGGAGGGCTGTGGCTACCAGGCCGAGGGGAGCTGGGGCTGCATGGGCTACACGCTGGTGAGGGAGTTCAGCAAGGAACTATGA